Genomic segment of Apium graveolens cultivar Ventura chromosome 7, ASM990537v1, whole genome shotgun sequence:
AAGCAATGTCAAGGGCTGACGTATCAGGAAGTAAAGATGATGGCATTAAGTTGTTGGTGGAAGTTAGGGCTGAAAAGGCTGTCACGTTTCCATTTTCTTCAACGTTTGTATCTGTGGAGAAATCAGACATGTATTCACGTGCAGCTTTCGGAGATGAAAACAGATTATCGGGGAGATGGTGGTCTAAGCTGAAAAtggaataaataaattaattttaaaggaAGCACGGTTAAAAAACAGTATATGTCTAAACATAGTAGACACAATATTATCTGAAAGATACCAAACAACAAGGCCATATATATCTTGGAGGGCTTCCACTATAACCAGGCAAATAGCTACATATGGACATAACAAGTTATTACCTTTCTAGTGGGCCGCTTGTTTCGTCGTTGAGGGGACTTGCTCTCCCATTGCTATTTTGGTCAGTTAGACTTGAAAAATCTTTCTGTTTCTCATTTACAATTGCCGCACGCTGGTGGTTGATGTTGAGAGCCGAACCATTTtctttcagaaattaaaaacaattgaAAAACACATTAATCAGTACTAGCACATTTATCTTCAGCTACTAGTGAAAATGGAAAAACAATAATAAACTTGAATGGACGAACGAGTATAAATCATATAGGACAATACCTTCCGGAAATTCTGGACTACTGCGATCTGAAGAAGGAAGCAAGGGACTCCTACTATAGGGATTTGGATAGAACATAGGAGATAAGTTAACTGCTCCAGTTGAGAGGGCACGGTGATGATTACTCCTCTTCACATCAAGAAGCTTGAGGTTCATCAATCTCCGGTTTTGCAGTTCAATGGCTTGCTGCAATTCAGCTTGCTCCTCCAATTTCCTCCTCCAAAGTATGTCCTGATTATCGTATAGCATTCTCTCCCCTGATTTATTTGAAAAAACCGAATTCTTATCGGTTTCTTTAATGTCTGAACAATTACACCATCAAGACAAAATTAAGAACCTACCAAGCAGAAGATCAAAAGGATCTCTTGAGTCTAAACCAGTAGGGCTTCCACAGGCAGAAAATGCTCCGCTGTCAACATGTTGCTTCCTTGAATTTATAGAGGACATATTAGCATATAAATGTCAAAGTTGATGGTCCATATAATGAATATATATTCATACATATGTGGTGAAAGAGAACCTGAATTTATCGGGGAACTTTCCTTTCTCCTTATATGGTTTAACAAGAACCCGAGAATCACATATAAAGTGAGGATTCCCTTTAGCTAGAATTAGTTTCACAGTATCTGGATAAACGAAAGTGACAAAGCCAAACATGCGCTTCTGCTGGTACGGAATCCTCACATCTTGCACAGGCCCGAATATACTACAAGATTGAACATTACATACTTATTGAAAACATTCATTACTATTTAACACTGTAATAAAAACAACACTACCAAATTTTAAGAAATTATACCTGAAGTAATTTGACACGTCCTCTTCTTTAAAAGTACTATCGGCAGGAAAAGTCAGGTAAATCTGCCTTGAAACTGGGTTCACCATTCCATCCATCGCAAATTCACTCCTTTCCAGCCTAGGAGATCCGGAAAACTTGTTCATTTCCTCACACATCATCAAGGCTGCTGCAGCCGCCCTATAAGAACAAATCAACACTTAAATAACCAGAAAATTCACATATACCCTAAATTTAAGAAAGAACCTAAAAGGTTCAACCTTGGGCTATCAGCTTGCTGCTGGAGTAAATTTATGCTTTTAGGAGAGTAAAGAAAGTTCGAACCACCCATGAGCTGAGAAGCTGCAGCCAATCTTTGCCGTTGTGCTAATTTAGATCTTAGAAGTTCATGACACTGCGCTATCATCTCAATCTTGCTCGGAGAACCAGGCAGAGCATCCGAATCCAGAAGTCCTTCATGATGGAGGAACCTGCAACTTGTCCCATTTTTACAGTAACCTTTTGCATAGTATAGACATGGCTTCCATCCAATGCCGCAAGAAGGGTCATCAGAACCTAGTAAAACATCACTAACTGAGCAGCTTCTACGGTGTGAGAGGCCATTATTCATGTCGCCACCTCCCCAGCTCCCCGGGGCACCATTCGACGACATAAAGGGTGTTCCACCATCACAACCACTTCCATTTGGACTGGAGGCAAAATCAGGGTAGTAGCCGTCATTGAGGAAAGAAAGCTGATCTTGAATTTGAATTTCATCAACTAAATTAGAATCTCTCTCCTCATTTCCATAAAATGGAGGTGCTGAAGAATTCATAGTTGACGATAACGAAGAACCAGTTCCGAAACTACTGACCCTGCTAACATTATAATGTTTGAGGCATGCATTAGGACTAACAATATCTTCAGAAAAATTAGAAGCAGCTCCCCAAGTGGAATTCGAAGAAGACGGGTTTGGTATACTCAATGGAGAAGGAAGACTTCTACCATTAAAAAAACGCGAAGATGCTGAAGAATTAGAGGAATTATGCCTAGAGAAAGGCATAGGAGAGGAGGGGGAAGTAGGAGTGTTTGATGATGATAAGCCAAGATCTTTTCTAGCTTTGACAATAATAGAGTGAACTAAAGATTCAGGACCAAAAGCTAATCTAATCATTTCTTTCTCTCCATGGTCTTGAATTAAGATAAGACCCATGATCTTAGAAGCATTTTCAGGATCCAAGTCTTTAATTCTAGAATAAACAACCCGTGTTGCTTCATAACAATCCATACTAATTAAGTTGCAGTTAGTACTATGATTAGTAAAAAGATTCAAACTTGAACACTAGTTCTTGAAAACTCACCAAATTAGTGTCTTGGCCTAAATACAAGTTAGAGTAAAGAATAAATTGTGTACAAACCTACCACAAAATCACACCCACCAAACAACTTTCTTTTCCTGCAAACAAGAAATGAGACAACTTAAAAAAAAGGCGTGGTTTATTAAAGGCTTCACTTTGCATTGTATATTTTGTTTCTTCAACTAAAGCAAAGATTAAAGAGAAAAGAGTTGATAACAAGACTACAAGAAAGCTTTGCAGTGACATAAAAAAGAAGAAACAATTTTATTGATAAAAGAAAACATACCAATGCTATAAAATCTAAAGTATTTCTTCAAGTGTAGAGTTAATGATGATGAAAACATGAAATGTCAAAGCCATGTATGTACACACATTAACACACACAgtcttgtatatatatatatcttgtttgTTTTTCAAGTTCAACAAAAGCTAAGCTTGAGAGGAGGCAGGAAAAGATAGCAGTCAACTATGGACAATGGCTCAaggactctctctctctctctctataagCTCACAGAGTGTCGTAGAGGGGGAGAGAGAGTGTGTGTGTCTGTGTGTCTGAGGGAATTCAGATCTGTGTCTGAAATAGTGCACGTTCTATCTTAATAAAACTCCCTTTCTGACAACACACTCATTTTGACTTGTTGACCCCCTCACTCGCCTCCCCCAACGCGTGCTAAAGAGAGCATATCCTTCCACCTCTCTCAAATTCGGATTAAGCTAATAAGACTATCTGAGGTTAAACAAAATCAAATTTTTAAGTGCGCAGAAATAATATTCTTAATAACGGGTTATTTTTCGATTTACGGGTCTTTTTTCGGTTAAAGAAGTCGTGTTCATATCAATATGAGATTTTCTCTCAATGAATTAAATTTTAAACAAGTGTTCGGGTTCGGGTTCATGTTATGTCCGATATTACCGCTTTATTCATTATTAAGACACTCGTCATTGGAGTTTGTTAGGAGGTTCTAAAATATTGATACGGCAAGGCTCacttaaatcaattttaattgAATAGAAATTATTTAGAAATTGTCAAATCTTATTTGACAGAAACTTGGTTGTCAATATATTTCAATTATATAATTATATCAAGAGTTTGCCTAATACTCATTCACAACTTTGACCATTTAGGGGAATAGAACTTAGCCAAATAGTTAAAATACATATCTATGCTATATTATAAtatatgaaatattaaaaattctgtagtcggtcggtacttgctgaaattacttaattacccttatttaattattctagttttaattattgggtcgatcaattATAATTCTActtgatattaaagtcaactttCTCTATTAGTTTACtaatttcaattttattttatatcgaactctatattactataatttatattaaattcaactttttctaccaatttaaattttaattcatattgaattctatatcattctaatttgttatttcgggctaaattaaatttatacaaactaaatataattattaagatttagttgatatataatgtgactcgggttaaaataaaatattaatactATCGATACTCCTAATATACTAATGAACTtcgataaacaaaataatatattttatttatccatgataaaaaaaatacattataaAATTGATTCAGAgtaacacaaaactaaaataaaaatacaattcgaccaacaaaaaaaCATGTATACtattcagtctaaaacaaaattatcttattgatctggactttaaaaaaaattaaactaaaaataattagtttgatttggtcgaTGTATTGGACattgggctaaaataaaataatgtaaatcactgttcaagataaataaaattaatattagactaagtataattcgtatcttattcatgtgaaataaagaatcaaatttttatttaaaacataaatatttttttaaaaatacacttataattataaataaaactatatcgttcaatcaataatattatttttttcaaatatcttttatatagttatagttaatcgattaagtaataaccatggtaaaataatatttttttaaggtcccgaagacattatatttttaccctcaataaaataataatttcattataataatattaccCCTTACcatcactttaaataagtttaaatgttctaaaaaattatgaatatatacatttactaatataattatcacgaaatcatatcatttaaagttttaaataaacaaaattaagaattgaattcaagtatttttttttaaattatgtaatattaaaaaaatccGTGCAATCCGTGCATCGAACGGGTTTAAGCTAATCTGCGTAAAATGTGTATATCAATAACTTTTTTTTAATTTATCAAATTATTTACAATTTAACTTATGAATCATACCATTTTTAAAGGTTACCTTTACCGAAAATACTCTTAGTTTCGATTTGGTGGGTTGCCTGATATACTGGCCAACTACTATAACCTTAAGTTTAACAATTTTATGAAATGATTAAAATTCGTAGACAAGtgcaaaaattatattttatcaATAATTTCTTTATTGTTTATGAGTAATTTGTGAGATCGTAGAGGAAACTTTAAGaaattgctaatttttaaatTCAAGAGTCATTTGTAATTTAATTTATTAGATCATATAGACAACTTTAAAAGTTAGCTAATCATAATTGTTTTTTGAGTGAACGTTGTGAAGTTCACATgaaattaatttattataaaaaattaatgaaataatgacaaaaataacatttttttggGACTAAGTGACAAGAATACCTATTTTCAATATCCTGGACATTTTTACCAATCAAATACCCATTCTCAGATTGGATatctcaaaaaaaaattatttttatttttgtaaaaaaacatttttcaaaaaaaaaacaaaaaaaaatagttGAAATACCCAATCTGAGAATGGGTATTCGGTCATATACCTAATGTGAGAAAGCGTATTTCATATACCCAATCTCAGAAAGCGTATTTcaacttttaaaaaaaaaaattggttGAAATACCCCATCTGAGAATGGGTAATCGGGCATATACTCAATCTGAGAATAGTTAATCGGGCATATACCCAATATGAGAAAGCGTATTCCAAATACCCAATCTGAGAAAGGGTGTTTCGTCGGTATTTTTGGCTGCATTTCTCAAATTTGGTATTTTGGTCACAAATTTCAAAAAAAGTGATATTTTTGTCCATCATCCAAAATTAATACATATAATGCTTTCGATTGTCAACTATCTTGTTAAAGATGGTAATTTATTTAAGTTTTAATATCGAAGTATATTTATTGTATACTACATTTTAAATAGTCGTATCTATTTGAAGGAAATATTAAAAcataatatattattaatttCAGTTTAATGTTGCATGTTACTTCTAATCATGCATCCTGAGAATTGATAGTTTTGGTAGCTAAAATAAACAAAATGACTATTGACaatcaatatttatatatttatacatttttttaatacattaaatcaattttttTCTCAAGGCCAGCAACATTATAAATTCTCAAGAGAAACAACTCGGTCCACCTTTCATAATGGAGTTTATTGAAGGAGAAACACAAGTTGTACAGCCCATAAATACAGTGTGTCCACCTGACAAAAAAAAAAGTACAGTGTGGCCAAACAAATAAGAAATGAAATACACAAACTGTACATTCTAGCACGTGTCATTTCTGTCTGTACACATGCACAGTGAATCTCCTTGGCATATTTGCCTTGGATTAAAAGAATAATGGAATACGCCATTGGATAATCCAAGTGATTTATCCGAGGGGTTAAAAATTTATTTTCTGTTGTTTCGATTATAATTTATCCCTAAAATTTATCAGGAACGGATACTCATTTTGTACGACTATACACCAGAAACAAATTAACGGAATAGTGAAGGCAAAATAATACTATAAAcaaaaataagaattaaaaaataaaatcCCAGAGCACCAAAGAGGTAATTTTCTGAATCTTGTTTGTATCAAGAGAAACATAGCAAAGAAAACATCTTCTGATATTCATCTACACCAAAACATTCTATCTCATGGCAGGAGGAAAGTTCCTATACTTGACACATTTTATAGCAGACAGACAGTTAAAACAACATTCTGCAGAAATCCTATTATGTTCAGAAAGAAAGGTAACATATCGGCATTTTCCTTTATGTCATTAAATTGCCTATGCTTCCACAACAGGAACGAGCTTGTTTATAACAGAGTCAGGTCATGAACCAGCACGCGCAGAAATCACATGTCAAATTGATGTTCGGAAGCTCCAGGAAAAGATTCCTTTTCAGCAGTTTTTTGCTCTGGTTCTTTCCTCTTGCGCTGATCGCGAGATGGAGACCTGTGCACCACAGACTAAATAAGTATTACGGCAAAACAATAAACAAAACATCCCTAAATATCTGTAGATAAATAGTACGGTACTTGGACCTCCAAATTATTTTCCATTAAATGCAGTGTAAAATAGCAACTGATTTGAGATGGGGGCAGGGAGAGGAGTACCCAAGTAGCAAGGTTGTGAATAAACCAACATTCTGAGCTCTGCCTTTGCTTACTGCATCTGGACCTAAGGCACTATGAGTTTCTGGGAAGATTATGTTTTCCTTGCTGTACTCCATAAAATGTGAATCTGGTTGATCTCTTGTTGGCAAAAAACTTTGTAGCTCCTCAAACTAAACATTGTGTAAAAAAAGTATTTAATTAATGAAAAAGGGGGTTCGTGTTGTTTATGAAGAAGCTCACACACTAGAGAACCACAACAAGCAGTTCATCATGAGGGAAATTTTGACTTGCCTGATCCTCCGAGTCTTTGTTCTCCAGCATAATCTGATTCTCCTGAACGCAGCAAGGGTAAAATTTATCATGACTTATGGCACCATGAATTTCTGGCAAACTTGTCTGTTGCTGACTGGACTCCAGAAAACGTGGAACCGGTGGCACCCTCATTGGCAAGTAACTTTGTATCTCCTCTAACTGAACATCGTTTCAAAAACAGATAAATTATGATCAGTGAAAAAGAGTGTTCATTGTAGCGGTATCTCCCTCGCTCCCCTTGTGGGATGTCGAGGGTTCAAGCCTTGTCAGACAAGGTGGGTGTGTGAGTGTGTTTAACTAGAAAAAAAGGTGTTCATGGTGTTTGTGAAGAAGCTCGTAGAATGGGGAGTTCATCATGAGAGACAGTTTGATTTACCTGTTTCTGAAAATTCCTATTCTCCGGCAGAATCTGCTTCTCCTGAAACCAAGTATAAATTTTATCATGGCTTAAGGCACCATGAGTTTCTGGGAGACCTAACTCTTCCTGACGGTATCCCAGCAAATATGGCACTTCTTGCACACTTGTTGGCAAATAACTTTGTAGCTCCCCAATCTGAACAATGCATCAATAGAAAAATTATGATCGACAAAAAAAGGCTTTCAAGTAGGTTGTGAAGAAGCACACAGGCTAGAAAACCACAATTAAGAGTGTATCATGAGGAGCAGTATCACTTGCCTGTTTCCTTAACTGTTCGTTTTCCAGTATGATCTGCTTCTCCTGAAAGGAAGATTAAATTTTATCATGATGTAGTAGCACACAAGCCACAAAATCAAAGCGGGATCAAGGATGAAGTTGAAAGAACAAACCCTAATGAAAGTAACAATATATTTGCAGGAAGTATACATGCGATTGCAAAGTGGATAAGAGGAAAAATGCTCTATTAGCTGATATCAAGAGATACTTGCAAGTCATTATATTAGGTATTTAAACATTGAGTTTAAACTATTACAATGCATTACTAATTTAGTGTCCACAAGAGCGAAACCCATTTTATCAACATTTAAAAGGTGCATAACCAGCCCAGTAAGTTGCAGGCAAGTAGTAAGTGCCATGCTCGTAATGTTCAAAGTTGTTCTTCCCTTGGTCGGTAAACTAATCTATATTCTCCATACTAGGAGAAACTTTACtcagattattattattattatttttcaatGTGGAAGGGAAAAGAAGATATCTTGTTTAAGAAAAAAAAGAAGCTATACTCATAAGTGAAACCTTGTCTATCAAGccagaaaaagaaaaacatttaTATCTTCGCTCCAATTTAATTCCATCGAAACGTTACCATATTTTAGTTCTAAAGTTGGTTGTAAAAAGATGACATGGTACAGGTTTTGTACCTTCATTCTCGACTGTTCAAGCTGGGCCATCAACAATTGCTCCTGAAATGAAGATGTAGCTTGTTAGACCCTTCAGAGAGAATAAAAAGTAGCACCTTATAGTGTATATTCATACTTAGCGATCACTTTTAGCAATAAAAATATAGGAACAACATTCAACCTTCCTATCCCTCACAGATAGTAAGCCATCATTCAATAGCTGTTCCAGCTGCTGTAACTCATTTAATCCATATTCAGTAACATCATTACCCAGTAATATCCTAGAAGATCAAAAGAAAATCTTTAAAAAATGAGAGGGTTCCTCTAAAGTTTTTAGAAATTACCAAAAAAGCTAAGAACAAACTTACGTTTGCCTTTGCATTAGCTGTGCAACCTCTTCTTTCAGAACCGTAAGATCATCAGAACTTTTCTTCTACAGCATATTGAACAAGTATAAGTCGCATAAAATACAAAGGAGATCATGTACAACTAGAAGGAAACCGATATTATGAATGAGAAGGAAATAAATACATTTAGAATGAGAGACATAAACCATAAGAAGTTAGAATTAATGTCCACACAACCTGTCAGTTTATCTAGTAACAGGTACCCATAATTTATATTCCAGAATAAAGTAAAATAACTGAGAAAAAACAAATGTTTTATTTCCGATACGGTTTATCTCACTTTTAATACATTATATTTGGACACAACCAGCTAGACAAGAGAGGGATAGGGTAAGGAGAGAGTAAGATGGagataattagtgatttattttgTTGTAGTAATCTGTTTATTGATTCCACCTGTGCAATAGAATGCTTTAAGATTTAAGTAAAATCGGAATCAgtcaaaaaatataaaattaaacaCCTTATACTTCAGAACAGATGTAGTGAagtgttatgtgttatatattGCATTAATGTGGGGTTCCATGGAAGATAGTTATTTAAAATGTCTGCTACTGACCCTCTTCAAAGATATACACTTGCCCACACTGTTGTTTATGAACATGACGCATCTGACATCATTTCTATGATTAGTTGAAGTAGATTAGGAAATGATCTTCACCAATTCTAGATGAACTCTATCTTTGGTATCCGAattttagaaataagcaagagaaaAGACAACTGTTGCTCTAATGCCTCGGGATAGATTGCATCTTGTGAATCATGTGGGTTGTGGATTTAACAAAACAAACTACCTTGTATGTAATCATGCACACTGAAATCGATGTACCTTGTACGTAAATTGATGTAAATAATAAAAATGTATATCGTTAGAAGAGCTCGTTCTTACTCAACCGGAAAAAACATACTGCGTCAATAATGTACAGATAAGCAGAGAACACTAGCCATAAATATAACCAAAAGTTGTGAAGACTAGATACAAGTATTTAGCTGTTTGTGGGCTCTCAAAGGACAGATAGATCATAGATTACAAATGTATATATTACACTCACTTAATGCCAGAGAGCTTCAAAAGACACATAGGAAAATATTAGAAGAACTAATGAAGCACCTGTGCCTCAGGCTGTGCAACAGAAGCTTCTGAGGGTCTAAGACATTTGTTGTATCTTGAAAGTACTTGGTCCATACTGCAACAAAAGTACACAGATAAGTAGGTTATCCATTTATAACATGAACAAGTGATACATTAAGCAGCATGCAAAAGATATTGCACATACGAATATACAAATCTTGCATGTACAAGGATTAGATTTTTCACTTATCCGCACTTGTTGGGCATacttacactacaagaaaaatgttcatagacatcggtttttgaccgatgtctatgctgtttggcaaccgatgttgatgtcggtgatgtctattctagacatcggccataacccgatgtctttacttGCTTAGACATCGGTTCTGGCAAACTGACTGATGTCCATGCATTGTTTTTTTACAAAAtatgttagaaataaataatttaataagtaaattaaacctattacaacaaattaaacatataatgagctatgttttttgccacatagacatcgaatattttcatttaggtgatgtaaaatcaaatattaaacatcgatttatttagtaaaaggtgatgtctatatttacatatagacatcagttttatcccaaACAAAGTGATGTCTTTGTCCAATTTACACCTGAACATGTCAGTATTTGACATCAGTTTTGTATCTAAAAACGATGTACATTAACTTTTTTGACATCGGTTTTTCTTCTTTTACATCAGTGATGTCTATTTTCCTTTTAGGAATAAcatataatacaaaatatacCACTGAATCAAATTTTAATTTGAAGCACAATTTAAACCCACAACAACCACTAAATCAAAATAATAAGTAGAAAATGAACTAAATAAACACTTATATtaaccaaaaataatattaagtaCCAAATTTTCTTACATAACTAACCAAAACAAAACTATAAAGAAATACTTGTACAAGTAAACCAATGAAACCATAATTTACTTGGTGAACCATTACAACTACCCTCTCCATGTTGTATATCATTTGATTCAGGTTGTCCAAACGGCAAATATTGATACTTCACCTCAACATATTTGTTCGATTTTTTCTTGAATTTACCCTACTTAGGTTACAGGGCAGATGCCATATTCTAAAAACATTGCATATTGATTGAAACCTCCATGTACCTTCAATAAGAACCTGCAATCATGGAAAGTATGAATTATAAGTAAACTGAGAACTTGGTTTGTCAAGATTTTTGTAGCCAACCAGTTAATGTAAAACTTATGTTAATCCATAATTAACAGATTGAGTCTATACCACTGATATGTAAGAGAAATTTGAGAGAAGGTCTGTAAGCTCGACAGTGCCAAGGTGGTATCCACTCCTTTACTCAATGAAATTGCTCTTCATCTTTAATTAGATCCTGAGTGTCATCTGCAAATTGGCAAGTACAACCTGTTAAATTACCAACCTCCATTTTCAGAGGATTCTTGGTCCATGGATTATTAACTTCTTCTTCTATGTAGCCTCTGAAGAATGGCGATTCATAGTCCACATGTTAACAAGTATGTGTAATAGTGTCTTTAGATATTATTACAACAGCATTTTCAATTTTACCAGGGCTAATTCCTAAGAGACATGATTTCAGTAAAAAGTATACTATATCAAGGCAATTTGTATCATGAAATATTAGCTAAAAGAGCTGCATTATATCCCTATATCTTTAATTTGGGTTAGCATAAAAATAGACTTGACTTTTTTTAAATTTCAAGATTATCCAAGCTGAAAAACCTTCATTGGCAATCCAAAAAAACTaaaagaaaatgaagatgaaAGTAAGTCAAATAAAAAGGCATACCATAACTTCATCATAATACAGAAGTTTCATCAATATAGTCCGCTGCAACAATATACCAGAGTAATTATTACACTAAATATGGAAATAAATATGTGCATTGTAATCAGCAACACAGTAACTGGTATGCAAATATACCTCTTCTGGCTTCTTGTCCAGAGTTCTCACTAAACTCAGATACGACCTTAGATTCTCACTAAACTAGACCCTAACCCAATTGGAAAATTGAAGATAATGCAGGTCTAAAGAAATCAATAAATCAAATACTAACCTgatgtgtgtgtatgtatattcATGTCCATGATTTATTTGGGCACCTTACATATGTATATCCATGTCTATCGTACAAACTGTACATAAAATTGATGCTTTACAAACATCTGAATGGAGCTATATTATACCAATGCTTCTTTTTGGCTGCTCTTATAGGAACATCTGTCAATAGATTGAAATAGATGATGGCAGTTAGTTATCTATGCTATAAACAAGATAGAACAACAA
This window contains:
- the LOC141672379 gene encoding zinc finger CCCH domain-containing protein 53-like isoform X2, whose amino-acid sequence is MDCYEATRVVYSRIKDLDPENASKIMGLILIQDHGEKEMIRLAFGPESLVHSIIVKARKDLGLSSSNTPTSPSSPMPFSRHNSSNSSASSRFFNGRSLPSPLSIPNPSSSNSTWGAASNFSEDIVSPNACLKHYNVSRVSSFGTGSSLSSTMNSSAPPFYGNEERDSNLVDEIQIQDQLSFLNDGYYPDFASSPNGSGCDGGTPFMSSNGAPGSWGGGDMNNGLSHRRSCSVSDVLLGSDDPSCGIGWKPCLYYAKGYCKNGTSCRFLHHEGLLDSDALPGSPSKIEMIAQCHELLRSKLAQRQRLAAASQLMGGSNFLYSPKSINLLQQQADSPRAAAAALMMCEEMNKFSGSPRLERSEFAMDGMVNPVSRQIYLTFPADSTFKEEDVSNYFSIFGPVQDVRIPYQQKRMFGFVTFVYPDTVKLILAKGNPHFICDSRVLVKPYKEKGKFPDKFRKQHVDSGAFSACGSPTGLDSRDPFDLLLGERMLYDNQDILWRRKLEEQAELQQAIELQNRRLMNLKLLDVKRSNHHRALSTGAVNLSPMFYPNPYSRSPLLPSSDRSSPEFPEENGSALNINHQRAAIVNEKQKDFSSLTDQNSNGRASPLNDETSGPLERYKR
- the LOC141672379 gene encoding zinc finger CCCH domain-containing protein 53-like isoform X1, which gives rise to MDCYEATRVVYSRIKDLDPENASKIMGLILIQDHGEKEMIRLAFGPESLVHSIIVKARKDLGLSSSNTPTSPSSPMPFSRHNSSNSSASSRFFNGRSLPSPLSIPNPSSSNSTWGAASNFSEDIVSPNACLKHYNVSRVSSFGTGSSLSSTMNSSAPPFYGNEERDSNLVDEIQIQDQLSFLNDGYYPDFASSPNGSGCDGGTPFMSSNGAPGSWGGGDMNNGLSHRRSCSVSDVLLGSDDPSCGIGWKPCLYYAKGYCKNGTSCRFLHHEGLLDSDALPGSPSKIEMIAQCHELLRSKLAQRQRLAAASQLMGGSNFLYSPKSINLLQQQADSPRAAAAALMMCEEMNKFSGSPRLERSEFAMDGMVNPVSRQIYLTFPADSTFKEEDVSNYFSIFGPVQDVRIPYQQKRMFGFVTFVYPDTVKLILAKGNPHFICDSRVLVKPYKEKGKFPDKFRKQHVDSGAFSACGSPTGLDSRDPFDLLLGERMLYDNQDILWRRKLEEQAELQQAIELQNRRLMNLKLLDVKRSNHHRALSTGAVNLSPMFYPNPYSRSPLLPSSDRSSPEFPEENGSALNINHQRAAIVNEKQKDFSSLTDQNSNGRASPLNDETSGPLESLDHHLPDNLFSSPKAAREYMSDFSTDTNVEENGNVTAFSALTSTNNLMPSSLLPDTSALDIASLKSCYFRGPRFDLTQEAIEM
- the LOC141672603 gene encoding agamous-like MADS-box protein MADS2, which produces MGRGKIEIKSVEDTSSGFSTRHNGLLKKAHELSVLCDAEVAVIIFSSTGQLYHFASSSMDQVLSRYNKCLRPSEASVAQPEAQKKSSDDLTVLKEEVAQLMQRQTILLGNDVTEYGLNELQQLEQLLNDGLLSVRDRKEQLLMAQLEQSRMKEKQIILENEQLRKQIGELQSYLPTSVQEVPYLLGYRQEELGLPETHGALSHDKIYTWFQEKQILPENRNFQKQLEEIQSYLPMRVPPVPRFLESSQQQTSLPEIHGAISHDKFYPCCVQENQIMLENKDSEDQFEELQSFLPTRDQPDSHFMEYSKENIIFPETHSALGPDAVSKGRAQNVGLFTTLLLGSPSRDQRKRKEPEQKTAEKESFPGASEHQFDM